The nucleotide window CCTTTGAAAAAGCCATCGGCGCGTTGGAAAAAATCCGGGACATATATGGAAACGTTAAACCGGTCATGTCGGAAAGCGCCTGCCGGACGGACACGCGGTTTGGAACGGCGCAGAGCTTTATCGATCGAATCGAGACAATTTGCGGTGAAAAAATCATTGGCACCATCAAAGAAGCCGAGCCGCTGGGGCCAAAAACGCCGCTTGATATACTGGTGATTGCCCCCTGCACGGGTAACACGCTGGCAAAACTGGCATCCGGCATCACGGATACAAGCGTCACGATGGCGGCCAAGGCGCATTTGCGCAATGGGCGGCCTTTGTTAATCGCCTTGTCGACAAATGACGGACTCTCCGGCAACGCTGCAAACATTGGGGCGCTGCTCAGCAGGAAAAACGTTTTCTTTGTGCCGTTTTATCAGGACGACCCCGTTCATAAGAATTTTTCCGTCACCGCTGATTTTGAGCTTTTGCCCGAAGCCGTTGACGCGGCGCTCAATGGCATTCAGTTGCAGCCGGTTCTCCGGGGAACACCGGTATAAAAGCCGGTTAAAGGTATATATAGAAAAATCAGGCCGCTTTCGCGGCCTGATTGCTGTGTTATACTGCTTATTCGTTGCCGATATCATCGATGTCGTACGGTGTTGTCTGGTAGACGTAGTAATCGAGCCAATTTGAATACATCAGCTGGGCGTGGGCACGCCATGTGACAAGAGGGGCCTTCGAAGGGTCGTCGTTCGGGAAGTAGTTTTTCGGAATATCAATGTCAAGACCCCTGCTGACATCGCGCAGGTATTCAAGCGCCAAGGTCTCCGCGTCGTATTCCGGGTGGCCGGTGATGAAAAACCGGCGGTTATCCTCGGATTTGACGGCGAAAACCCCGGCCTCGTCTGAGACGGAGAGCAGCTCAAGTGACGGGACATTGAGGATATCCTGCTCTAAAACGCCGGTGTAGCGTGAGTGCGGCATGTTAAAGGCATCATCAAATCCTCTGAAGAATGGCGACTGAGGCTTGAGGACTGTGTGACGATAGATGCCGGAGAGCTTTTTCGGCAGCGGCACCTTGTCAATACCATAGTGATAGAAAAGACCAGCCTGTGCGCCCCAGCAGATATGGAACGTGGAATGGACATTGTGCGACGACCACGCCATAATGTCGCAAAGCTCCGGCCAGTAGTCGACATCTTCAAACTCAAGATTCTCGACAGGGGCGCCCGTAATGATCATGCCGTCAAAATGGCGGGCCTTAATGGCGTCAAACGTCGTATAAAAAGACGTCAAATGATCCGCGTCAACATTCTTGGCCTCGTGGCTGATCGTCTGCAGAAACTCGACCTCAATCTGAAGCGGTGTTTTTGACAGTTTACGAAGCAGCTGTGTCTCTGTCACGATTTTCGTCGGCATCAGGTTAAGGATGAGAAGCTTTAAAGGTCGGATGTCCTGATGAAGGGCGCGGTAGTCTGTCATCACGAAGATGTTCTCGTTCTCCAAAATATCTTTTGCCGGAAGCTGATCCGGAATTTTAATCGGCATGACCGCACTCCCTATCATAAAGCCGCTGTGTCGCGGCAGAATATTTCATATTATATTGTATGTATTTTTGAAAAGCAAGTCGGGGAAAACAGGGTTATTAGCGTATCAGGAAAGAAATGAAAAAAGCGTCGAAAAAGGGGTTGACAGACGATGGGTGCGGTGGTATATTAACGGGGCGTCTTCAAGAGAGGATGCGGGAGTCCGAAGCGGCGGATCGTCAGGAATAAATTGTTTTCTCGAATTTGCAGATGGGCGCTTGACAAAGAATAACCGACATGGTATTCTAAACATCCGCGCGTCACCCTGTGTGATCGCGGCAGGCAAACAGAGCAAGCAGAAAATTCGGTTTTAGCTTGACAAAGGGTATCTGGTATGGTATTCTTAGAGTCCGCCGACAAAGGGCGAGTGTACCTTGTAAATTAAACAATGTAAGAAAAGAACGCACCAAACAATCGTCTAAACGCGTTTTAACCGACGACAAACCAAGCGCTTGCGCTGTTTGGAGGAGGAGAGGACGAACAACGGAGCGAGCGAGCGTTGCCGTACGCGGCAATGCGAGACGGAGCGAAGTTTGTGAGGACGACAGTGAAAAGGGACCTTAAGTTGGCCTACGGCGTGTCAGCGACCGAAGGGCTAACTATAAAAATACTTTGAGAAAGCTAAGATTAGCATTCGATAAGATGACCGATTTTAGATGCGAAAGCATTTGAGATACCATTTTATTGAGAGTTTGATCCTGGCTCAGGACGAACGCTGGCGGCGTGCCTAACACATGCAAGTCGAACGGAGATACATTTGTAGCAATATAGATGTATTTTAGTGGCGGACGGGTGAGTAACGCGTGAGCAATCTGCCCTTCGGAGGGGGACAACAGCTGGAAACGGCTGCTAATACCGCATAACGTATTCGGGTGGCATCATCTGAATACCAAAGATTTATCGCCGAAGGATGAGCTCGCGTCTGATTAGCTAGTTGGTAGGGTAAAGGCCTACCAAGGCTTCGATCAGTAGCCGGACTGAGAGGTTGAACGGCCACATTGGGACTGAGATACGGCCCAGACTCCTACGGGAGGCAGCAGTGGGGAATATTGGGCAATGGGGGCAACCCTGACCCAGCAACGCCGCGTGAAGGAAGAAGGCCTTCGGGTTGTAAACTTCTTTGACGAGGGACGAAAAAAATGACGGTACCTCGAAAACAAGCCACGGCTAACTACGTGCCAGCAGCCGCGGTAATACGTAGGTGGCAAGCGTTGTCCGGATTTACTGGGTGTAAAGGGCGCGTAGGCGGGGATACAAGTCAGATGTGAAATCTGGGGGCTTAACCCTCAAACTGCATTTGAAACTGTATTTCTTGAGTATCGGAGAGGCAGGCGGAATTCCTAGTGTAGCGGTGAAATGCGTAGATATTAGGAGGAACACCAGTGGCGAAGGCGGCCTGCTGGACGACAACTGACGCTGAGGCGCGAAAGCGTGGGGAGCAAACAGGATTAGATACCCTGGTAGTCCACGCTGTAAACGATGAATACTAGGTGTGGGGGGACTAACCCCCTCCGTGCCGGAGTTAACACAATAAGTATTCCACCTGGGGAGTACGGCCGCAAGGTTGAAACTCAAAGGAATTGACGGGGGCCCGCACAAGCAGTGGATTATGTGGTTTAATTCGAAGCAACGCGAAGAACCTTACCAGGGCTTGACATCCTACTAACGAAGCAGAGATGCATTAGGTGCCCTTCGGGGAAAGTAGAGACAGGTGGTGCATGGTTGTCGTCAGCTCGTGTCGTGAGATGTTGGGTTAAGTCCCGCAACGAGCGCAACCCCTATTGTTAGTTGCTACGCGAGAGCACTCTAGCGAGACTGCCGTTGACAAAACGGAGGAAGGCGGGGACGACGTCAAATCATCATGCCCCTTATGTCCTGGGCTACACACGTAATACAATGGCGTTTAACAGAGGGAAGCAAGACCGCGAGGTGGAGCAAATCCCTAAAAGGCGTCTCAGTTCAGATTGCAGGCTGCAACTCGCCTGTATGAAGTCGGAATTGCTAGTAATCGCGGATCAGCATGCCGCGGTGAATACGTTCCCGGGCCTTGTACACACCGCCCGTCACACCATGAGAGCCGGGAACACCCGAAGTCCGTAGTCTAACCGCAAGGGGGACGCGGCCGAAGGTGGGTTTGGTAATTGGGGTGAAGTCGTAACAAGGTAGCCGTATCGGAAGGTGCGGCTGGATCACCTCCTTTCTAAGGAGACCATGGTGGTAACCATTCCGCCATAACATCCTAGGTTAGACCTTTTCACGCGATCATTTCCTTACATTGTTTAATTTAGAGGGTACAACGAATCTTGCAAACCGCTTTGGTGGGTTGCTTTCGAAGTATCCTTTACTGCACCTTGAAAACTGAACAATGGATTATGAATGTGACAACAAGCAAGGCAACAGAAAGCGCGTTGCAGGAATGCAGCGCAAAAGATAGCAATTGTGGAACTTTTAAAAAAGGGTAACAATTACGATTTCGAAAAAAACTTCTGTAGTTGCCTGCATAATTCTCAAAAAATGAGGACTAGCAAGCGCGAAAGCGCACAGGTCAAGCTAGAAAGAGCGCAAGGGGAATGCCTTGGCATCAGGAGCCGACGAAGGACGTGACAAGCTGCGATAAGCTGCGGGGAGCTGCACATAAGCTTCGATCCGCAGATTTCCGAATGGGGAAACCCGGCAGTGCCATACACTGTCAACGTTCACTGAATCAAATAGGTGAACGTAGGGAACCGCCTGAACTGAAACATCTAAGTAGGGCGAGGAAAAGACATCAACCGAGATTCCGCGAGTAGTGGCGAGCGAAAGCGGAAGAGGCCAAACCAGTAGACTTCGGTTTACTGGGGTTCGGACTCACACAACGGCAGGATAGGTTAGCTGAACGGCATGGGAAGGCCGATCGTAGAGGGTGAGAATCCCGTAAGCGAAAACCGAATTCTGTTAGTGAGTATCCAGAGTACCGCCGGACACGTGAAACCCGGTGGGAAGACGGGGGGACCACCCTCCAAGCCTAAATACTACCTGATGACCGATAGAGGAGCAGTACCGTGAGGGAAAGGTGAAAAGCACCCCGGGAGGGGAGTGAAATAGTACCTGAAACCTTGTGCTTACAAGCACTCAGAGCACGTTAAAGTGTGATGAGGTACCTTTTGTAGAATGGTCCGGCGAGTTATTGTAAGAAGCGAGCTTAAGGTATTCAGTACCGAAGGCGAAGGGAAACCGAGTCTTAACAGGGCGACGAAGTTTTTTGCAATAGACCCGAAACCGGGTGACCTATCCATGAGCAGGCTGAAGTGGCGGTAAAACGCCATGGAGGGCCGAACCGACCCCCGTTGCAATGGTGGCGGATGACTTGTGGATAGCGGAGAAATTCCAATCGAACTCGGAGATAGCTGGTTCTCCCCGAAATAGCTTTAGGGCTAGCGTTGTTTTAGATTAGCGGAGGTAAAGCACTGAATGGGCTAGGGGCCGACGAGGTTACTGAACCCTATCAAACTCTGAATGCCGCATAATTGATGAACAGCAGTCAGACAGTGTGAGATAAGTTTCATTGTCAAAAGGGAAACAGCCCAGACCCACAGCTAAGGTCCCAAATATATGCTAAGTGGAAAACGATGTGGAGTTGCGAAAACAACCAGGATGTTGGCTTAGAGGCAGCCACTCATTAAAAGAGTGCGTAATAGCTCACTGGTCGAGTGACTCTGCGCGGAAAATGTAACGGGGCTAAGCATATAACCGAAGCTTGGGCTTGTGTCTTCGGACACAGGGGTAGGGGAGCGTCGTATACGGGGTGAAGCATGAGCGGAAGCACGTGTGGACTGTATAGGAGTGAGAATGCCGGAATAAGTAGCGAGAATTATGTGGGAATCATAATGGCCGAAAATCTAAGGTTTCTTGGGGAAGGTTCGTCCGCCCAAGGTAAGTCGGGAGCTAAGGCGAGGCCGAGAGGCGTAGTCGATGCACATACGGTTGAAATTCCGTAACCACCGAAACTGTTAAGCACACTGACACATGGAGATAGCCGAACCCCGGCGTTGGTCGACCGGGGCGTAAGGGACCGAACATCAGTAGGGAAGTCGGCGATGCTCTGTGGCGAGAAAAGGTGTGTGTATTGGTGAGGTGCCCGTACCGCAAACCGACACAGGTAGATGAGGAGAGAATCCTAAGGCCAACGGGAGAAGGGTTGTCAAGGAACTCGGCAAGTTAACCCCGTAACTTCGGGATAAGGGGAGCCTCCGAAAGGAGGCCGCAGTGAAAAGGCCCAAGCGACTGTTTACCAAAAACACAGGTCTCTGCTAAATCGAAAGATGACGTATAGGGGCTGACGCCTGCCCGGTGCCGGAAGGTTAAGAGGAGATGTTAGGAGCAATCCGAAGCATTGAATTGAAGCCCCGGTAAACGGCGGCCGTAACTATAACGGTCCTAAGGTAGCGAAATTCCTTGTCAGGTAAGTTCTGACCCGCACGAATGGCGTAACGATTTGGGCACTGTCTCGACAGCCCGCCCGGCGAAATTGTAGTACTGGTGAAGATGCCAGTTACCCGCAACTAGACGGAAAGACCCCATGGAGCTTTACTGTAGCTTAATACTGGAGCTTGGCAATGCATGTATAGGATAGGTGGGAGCCTAAGAAGCCGGACCGTCAGGCCCGGTGGAGGCGACGTTGGAATACCACCCTTGTATTGCTGGGTTTCTAACCTGCGGCCATGAATCTGGTCGGGGGACACTGTTAGGTGGGCAGTTTGACTGGGGCGGTCGCCTCCCAAAAGGTAACGGAGGCGCTCAAAGGTTCGTTCAGCACGGACGGAAATCGTGCAGTGAGTGTAAACGCAAAAACGAGCCTAACTGCGAGACCGACGGGTCGAGCAGTAACGAAAGTTGGAGTTAGTGATCCGGCGGTATGTGCGTGGAAATGCCGTCGCTCAACGGATAAAAGCTACCCTGGGGATAACAGGCTGATCTCCCCCAAGCGTCCACAGCGACGGGGAGGTTTGGCACCTCGATGTCGGCTCGTCGCATCCTGGGGCTGTATTCGGTCCCAAGGGTTTGGCTGTTCGCCAATTAAAGCGGCACGCGAGCTGGGTTCAGAACGTCGTGAGACAGTTCGGTCCCTATCTGTTGCGGGCGAAGGAGAATTGAAGGGAGCTGTCCTTAGTACGAGAGGACCGGGATGGACATACCTCTGGTGCACCAGTTGTCGTGCCAACGGCATAGCTGGGTAGCTAAGTATGGACGAGATAAACGCTGAAAGCATCTAAGTGTGAAACTCTCCCTAAGATAAGTTCTCCCATCCTTTATGGAGTAAGGGTCGATGTAGACTACATCGTTGATAGGTCGGAGGTGTACGCACGGTAACGTGTTTAGCTGACCGATACTAATAACCCGAGGGCTTGACCTGGAAATGCAGGCAAACAAGCCTTGTGGGAACGTCACAAACAAATTCATTGTTCGGTTTTGAAGGTGCAGACGCGCGGTGCGAACCAATTGCAAGTATGCACCTTTAGCTCAGTTGGTAGAGCACCTGACTCTTAATCAGGGTGTCCAGGGTTCGAGTCCCTGAAGGTGTATTAACCCCGTTGGGGTGTGATACACTCCAGCGGGTAAAACAAACCCTCGCAAGGCCCGTTGGTCAAGCGGTCAAGACGGCGGCCTCTCACGCCGCAAACAGGAGTTCGATTCTCCTACGGGTCATTTCCCCTTAAAAGCCCTTGACATGGGCGTCATATTGTTGTAGTATTCGGTTTAGCCCGATTACATAGTTGGTGTTGATGACGGTGAGGGTCCACCCGTTCCCATTCCGAACACGGCAGTTAAGCTCACTCGTGCCGACAATACTTGGCCGGCGACGGCCCGGGAAAATAGGTAGATGCCAACACAAAAAGACGATCTCGAATGAGATCGTCTTTTTTATGTCTTTAAAACCCGCCTTTTTCGTTATTAAACATGAACAGATAGAAGAAGCCCCTGCCGCACGGCAGGGGGCTTCTACCTATATTGAGAGGGCGTTGCAAGTTAAGTAATATTGAGGAAGCGTCAGATTGCTGTATTACCTTCCTCACCGGTTCTGATTCGGATGACTTCTTCGACGTTGTAAATGAATATCTTACCGTCGCCTATTTCGCCTGTTCTGGCGCTTTCAATTATTACCTTCTTAACAGACGGCAAGTCTTCATCCTTCACGATCAGATCAATGGTGACTTTAGGAATAAGATCCACCTTATATTTTTCGCCGCGCCAAGCCTGAACGATACCCTTCTGATTTCCTTGACCCATGATATCAGTAATCATCGCGCCGTGATAGCAACCTGAGTTTTCAAGTGCCTGACGAACATCGGTGAGCTTTTCGGTCCGGATAACTGCTTTGATATGTTTCACAGTGATGACTCCTTTCTGTTATTTCTTTGATCCACTTGTCTCAACAAGGGTGATGTGCGAGGTTCTGTGTGTCAAAAACTCAGGATAGCCCTGATTGCCGTGCTCGCCAATATCGAGGCCTTCAATTTCCTCTTTCACGCTGACACGTACACCGATTGTAACCTTGATAAGCAGCCAGACAAGCAAGGAAGAGACGAAGACAAATCCGCCGACTGCGACAACGCCGATCGCCTGAGCGACGAGAAGTGTCGTTCCACCGCCAAAGAACAGACCGTTTCCGGTAGCAAGCCCCGCAATGCCGTCTTCAGCAAACAAGCCCACAAACAGCGTCCCAAGGACACCATGAACGAGATGGACAGAAAGCGCACCAACAGGATCGTCAATTTTTTTACGATCAAAGAAGATAACGGACAGCACCACAAGTATACCAGAAATTGCACCGATGATCAACGAACTGGACACGCTGACAAAGGCACAGGCCGGTGTAATTGCCACAAGGCCAGCAAGCAGGCCGTTGATAGACATGCCAAGGTCAGGTTTCCCGATGATGATCCAGGCTGTTGCCGTTGCTGTCAAAATCGCCATAATACCAGCGGTATTTGTTGTCACAACAATGTGAGATATAGCATTGGGATCGGCAGCCATTGTGGAGCCGGGATTGAAGCCGAACCAGCCAAGCCAAAGCACAATCGCACCGATGGTAGCCAGACTCATGTTATGGCCTGGGATTGGATTAATCTTTCCATCTTTCGTGTATTTACCGATACGGGGGCCGAGGACAAGAACGCCCGCGAGCGCCGCCCAGCCACCTACGGAGTGTACAACAGTACCGCCGGCGAAATCCCACATGCCAAGGGTGTAAAGGAAGCCACCACCCCAGATCCAATGGCCAACGATAGGATAGATAATGAGAGTTAAAATAAAGGAGAAAAGAATAAAGGAAATGTACTTAATACGTTCGGCAACAGCCCCGGAAACGATGGTGGCAGCAGTGCCGCAGAAAACAAGCTGGAAAAAGAATTTCGCCCACAGGGGGATTCCGGTCCAGGCGATTGATGAATAAACACCCTGATATGCATCACCGGTGAGCGGCGATGTATCGGCGCCTGAGACAAAGAACAGGCCGTGCGTTCCAATGAAGCCATTGCCGTCTCCAAACATGAGACCCCATCCTAAGAGCAAAAAGCCCAGTGAAGAAACTGCGAAGACGATGAAGTTTTTTGAAAGGATGTTGACAACGTTTTTCTGGCGGGCAAAACCGCTTTCCACTGCGGCAAAGCCCAGATTCATGAAGAAGACAAGAAATGCTGTGATTAGGACCCACATGGTATCGACGACTACTTTAGTATCCATAATAACCCCTCTTTCTTAAATTATATACTCAAAGAATATTACTTATCGCATCTCAAAAGAAAACGGCGCAAATCCACAATTTAGTATGGACTGGCGCCGTTGCCTTTTGAAGCCAATAAATAACTTCCTTGTTATATCACTGATATACCGGTGGCTCAACCGGCGGCAAGATAATTAATGAGCCGGACGAACTTTAATTGGCTGGTCACTGCCTGCCTTCATGAATGAGGCGAGCGGTCTTTGTTTTACCCATAGAAAGTTGCGTGGTTTTTTGCAGGAGAACCCGGGATAACTTGCGAATTGAAAAAAAGGAGCGGATGCCGAAGAAAAGCATTAGCATCGCTATAACAATACCGGGAATGGTAATGTTCATAATACCAAACCGGATATCCCGCATGACGCTATACACACCAAAGAGTGCACCAGAGCCTGTTATCAACGCTGCACCTGAATAAAGTGCAATCACAAGAGCGGTTTTAAGAACGGGATCAGTTTCAGCTGATTTACCAAACTGTTTCATTAATATCTCCCTTCTTCCGAAGCTCCGTCTGCAGTCAAATTAGAGGCGATGCATCGGTAATAATTAAAAAAATAAGACGCAGGATCAGCGTTGATCCGGCG belongs to Oscillospiraceae bacterium CM and includes:
- a CDS encoding dipicolinate synthase subunit B gives rise to the protein MNSKTVGFAFCGSYCTFEKAIGALEKIRDIYGNVKPVMSESACRTDTRFGTAQSFIDRIETICGEKIIGTIKEAEPLGPKTPLDILVIAPCTGNTLAKLASGITDTSVTMAAKAHLRNGRPLLIALSTNDGLSGNAANIGALLSRKNVFFVPFYQDDPVHKNFSVTADFELLPEAVDAALNGIQLQPVLRGTPV
- the metA gene encoding homoserine O-succinyltransferase — encoded protein: MPIKIPDQLPAKDILENENIFVMTDYRALHQDIRPLKLLILNLMPTKIVTETQLLRKLSKTPLQIEVEFLQTISHEAKNVDADHLTSFYTTFDAIKARHFDGMIITGAPVENLEFEDVDYWPELCDIMAWSSHNVHSTFHICWGAQAGLFYHYGIDKVPLPKKLSGIYRHTVLKPQSPFFRGFDDAFNMPHSRYTGVLEQDILNVPSLELLSVSDEAGVFAVKSEDNRRFFITGHPEYDAETLALEYLRDVSRGLDIDIPKNYFPNDDPSKAPLVTWRAHAQLMYSNWLDYYVYQTTPYDIDDIGNE